The Spirosoma sp. SC4-14 DNA window AGGTGCAGTATGATTTATGACACAAACCTGCTAATTAGTCATATTCGTCAGAGAAGTCTACCGCCTATTTAAACGATCATCCCAATTATTGTAGTTGGTGAACTGGAAGCTTTTTCATTAAAAGCCGATTGGGGCGCACAGAAAATAGATTTCATGAGGTACTTGATAGACCGCTATCCAATTGCCGATATTGAGCCGGATATTATTCCTGTTTATGCAAAAATAGATGCCTTCAGTCAAGGGAAGCTAAAAACTGCACCGCTCAACTCCTCTGCCCGAAACATGGGCAAGAACGACATCTGGATCGCGGCAACCACCTTGTATTTAGATGTAGAACTCCACACAACCGACAACGACTTCGATCATCTCCCCCTGTTGGGACTCCGCTTAGTAAAGCACTGATTACCATGCAAACCACTCTTGAACCAACAACCTCGTTTGAGGTTTCCGATAAAGGCTTTTATGGCCATTTCGGCGGAGCTTTCATTCCCGAAATGCTCTATCCTAATGTTGAAGAACTCCGGCAGAACTATCTCCAGATTATTGCCGACCCTTCCTTTCAGGCCGAATTCTGGCAATTGCTCGAAGACTACGTAGGGCGGCCAACTCCGCTATTTCTGGCAAAGCGACTGTCCGAAAAAATTGGTGCCACCATCTACCTTAAACGCGAAGACCTGTGTCATACGGGCGCGCATAAAGTCAACAATACGATTGGGCAAATTCTGGTAGCCCAGCGACTTGGTAAAAAACGGATTGTTGCCGAAACCGGTGCCGGTCAGCATGGTGTAGCAACGGCTACAGTTTGCGCCCTGATGGGCCTGGAGTGCATTGTGTATATGGGAAGCATCGACATGGAGCGCCAGAAGCCCAACGTCGACCGGATGCGAATGCTGGGCGCTACGGTGGTTCCGGCTACGTCGGGCAGCCAGACACTTAAAGACGCCACCAACGAAGCTATGCGCCATTGGATCAACAATCCCGTCGACACGCATTATATTATTGGCTCGGTTGTGGGGCCTCATCCCTACCCCGATATGGTTGCCCGATTCCAGTCGGTTATTTCAGAAGAAATCAAAAAGCAACTACTTGCTAAAACGGGTCGCCAAAACCCCGACTATGTGGTGGCCTGTGTGGGTGGAGGCAGTAATGCAGCTGGTACTTTTTTCCATTTTCTGAATGAGCCATCGGTTCGTCTGGTTGCGGCCGAAGCAGCAGGGCAAGGGGTATCGTCGGGCCACTCAGCGGCAACAACGGCACTCGGCAAGCCGGGCGTACTGCACGGTAGCCGGACCATTCTGATGCAAACCGAAGATGGGCAGGTTATTGAACCCTACTCTATTTCGGCCGGGCTCGATTATCCGGGTATTGGTCCACTTCATGCCCATCTGTTCGATTCGGGCCGTGGCGAATTCTACGCTATCACTGACGACGAAGCCCTACAGGCTGGCTTTCAGTTAAGTAAACTCGAAGGCATTATTCCTGCGCTGGAATCGTCTCATGCGCTGGCAGCCTTGTCAAAAATGAATCTTAAGGCCGACGATGTGGTCGTCGTTTGTTTGTCCGGTCGTGGCGATAAAGATTTAGCAACCTATTCTAAGCATCTTTAGGCAATGGTCAGTGGTTATTGGTCAGTTGTCTGCGAG harbors:
- the trpB gene encoding tryptophan synthase subunit beta codes for the protein MQTTLEPTTSFEVSDKGFYGHFGGAFIPEMLYPNVEELRQNYLQIIADPSFQAEFWQLLEDYVGRPTPLFLAKRLSEKIGATIYLKREDLCHTGAHKVNNTIGQILVAQRLGKKRIVAETGAGQHGVATATVCALMGLECIVYMGSIDMERQKPNVDRMRMLGATVVPATSGSQTLKDATNEAMRHWINNPVDTHYIIGSVVGPHPYPDMVARFQSVISEEIKKQLLAKTGRQNPDYVVACVGGGSNAAGTFFHFLNEPSVRLVAAEAAGQGVSSGHSAATTALGKPGVLHGSRTILMQTEDGQVIEPYSISAGLDYPGIGPLHAHLFDSGRGEFYAITDDEALQAGFQLSKLEGIIPALESSHALAALSKMNLKADDVVVVCLSGRGDKDLATYSKHL